The sequence AGGACCTGACGAGTTACCAGGCGTGCGAACCGTGGCTGGCGGCGGTACGTGAGCTGGTGGGGAACTTGCGGGCCAGTCAATCGGATTGGCAAGGGGTGACCATCCGCTTTACCGGGCGTCCGGCGTTTGTCACGGAGATTGCGGGCAGTATGCAGCGGGATATGAGCGGCTCGGTGATCGGGACGGCGCTGCTGATCGGCATTCTGTTCTGGCTGGCGCACCGGCGGCTGATGCCCATGCTCTGGTTGTTGGTGCTGCTGGCGTTGATCTTGGTCAGCACCCTGGCCGTCGGTAGCCTGGTGCTGGGAAGTATTAGCGTCGTCAGCATGGGGTTCGCCGCGATTCTCCTGGGGCTCGCGGTGGATTACGCGGTGGTCCATTACCAGGAAGCGCTGGCGCATCCACACGCCACAATACCAGAGATTCGCCGGGCGATTGCGCCCAGCATCATTTGGGCGGCGGTGACCACCATCAGCGCGTTTCTGGTGCTGAACTTCGGGGGGTTGCCTGGCCTGGCGCAGCTTGGGTCGCTCGTCGCCATTGGCGTGGCGCTGGCCGCGCTGGTGATGGTGTTTGCTTATCTGCCACCGCTGTTTCCTCATCGGCTTAAGCCGCCGTCCGAACCGGCCGGCGCTCCTCGGCGCAATCCTTTTGCCACGGCCGAGGTGCCGAGCGATTCCGCGCTGCCCGATTATTCGAGACGGGTGCTGGCGATTACGGCGGTGTTGCTGGTGACGTGTGCCATCGTGGTGGTGGTCAAGCATCCGGTGCTGGATAAAAGCGCCGATCCATTGCGCCCAATGGAGAGTGAAGCGGAGGCGGCGCTTGAAGAGATGCAGGCGGCGTTGGGCGTTCCCAAGGATCCGCTGTGGATTATTGTCGCCGGCGCGGACGAACGCGACGTCGCTCAGCGGCTGCAAAAAACCGAGACCTTCCTGAATGAGGCGCAAGCGCGGCAGGACATCGGCGGGTATCTATTGCCCTCAATGTTGTGGCCGCGTCCGGATTGCCAGGCGTCCAACCAGGCCGCCGCGCGCGTGTTGGCGAGCCGGGGACCGTTGTTTACGGCGACGGCCTTGCAGGAGGGCTTCTCCACCAACGCCTTGTTTCTCACGGCGGAAATGCTGCGCACCTTTACCCGCCTGGATGGCGCGACTGGTGTGCTCTGGCCCACCAACGCCACGAGCCAATGGCTGCTGAAACGGTTTGTGGCTCATCCGACAAACGAATGGCTGGTGCTGGGGCTGGTGTATCCCGCCACCAACCAAGTGGCTGGCGCGGCGCGGCTGGATCTGTTGTCCCGGTTGCCGGACCAGAAGGTCTGGTTGTCCGGCTGGCAGTTACTGGGCGCGGCCACGTTGAACAAAGTACGCCAAAATCTCTGGCAGTTGGTGTTGCCGATGGTGCTGTTGGTGCTGGCCTCGCTCCTGTTCGCGTTCCGGCGGCTTACGGAAGTGCTGCTGGGCATCGCGGTGATCCTGCTAAGTGGCCTCTGCCTGCTGGCCACGATGGGGCTGGCTGGTTGGTCTTGGAATCTGCTCAACCTGATGGCGCTGCCGCTCATCCTCGGTACTGGCGTGGATTACTGCATCTTCATGCAGCTCGCCTTGCGACGTTATCACGGCAGCCTGATCCAGGCCCGGCGCTCGGTGGGCCGTGCGTTGATGCTATGCGGGGCTACGGCGGTGGCCGGGTTTGGTTCCCTGGCGTGGTCCGGCAACGCCGGGATGGCCAGTCTGGGCAAAGTCTGCGCCGTCGGCATCGGCGCCAATATGCTGATCTCCGTTTTCCTGCTGCCGACCTGGTGGGCCAAGTTGACCGGGAAGAAATAGCGTATGACCGAGCTGTGTGGCCAATGCGGGCTGTGTTGCAACGGTGGCTTGTTCGCCGATGTCCGGTTGCGCTCCGCCGTGACGGCCTGGAAGTTACGGCAACTCGGTTTCCCCGCGTCGCGTCATGGGAAAACCTGGCGGCTGCCGCAGCCGTGTCCGGCCTTTGACGGCAGATGGTGCCGCTGCTACGCCGACCGTCCTGGACGCTGCCGCGCCTTTGAATGCCGGCTGCTATTGAACGTGCGAAGCGGGGAATTATCTCCCGCCCAGGCCCTTCAGCGCATCCGCCAAGCCCGTCGCCTGATGGCCGCCGTGGAACGCCGATTGCGCCAATTAGGCGCGACGGAAACCGCGCAACCCCTGAGCCAGCGCTATCAGGCGATGCTGGCTCAGCCTTGGGACTTCAGTCAATCCGCCGCCGCCGTGCGCTGTCGTAACCATCTTTGGTCCGCGTGCCAAAAGCTTGAAGAATTCCTGGCCCACGAGTTTCGCTAACTGGTGTTTTCCCGCCGGACACATGTGCCAGAGTGCCGGATACTTGGGGAAATGCGGATTGCGGAATGGAGCGTTTCCTGAATTCGACGACTATTCGGGCGGTAATTCCAAATCGTGGCCGCGAGGCGGTTTTCCGGTGGTCCGGCCCCCCTTTCCGGACGCCACCACGACATCGCCCACGCTGGTGTAATTTTGGGCTACTCTTGGAGTACTTTGCCATAAGCCTTGACTAATTCATGGCCATCACTTACCCCATGGACGGCAAGAATGAATAATTATGAACCGAGAATTTGAGGGACAAGTAGTGCTGGTAACCGGTGGATCGCGCGGCATTGGCCGGGCGGTCGTGGAACGCTTTGCCGCCCAAGGGGCGCGAGTGTTCTTCACCTATCACAAGGCGGAAGACCAGGCGAAACTGGTGGCGGAAGCCGCCGGGGCCAAGGCCATTCAATGTTCACAAACTGATGCGGCAGCCATTGATGCGACGGTGGCCAGTATTCTTGCGGAGGCCGGCAAGATTGATGTGCTGGTCAATAATGCCGGGATCACCGCCGACATGTTTCTGCTGTTTATGTCCGCCGATGATTGGAACAAGGTGATTGACACGAATTTGAACGGCGCGTTTCGCTGGTGCAAAGCCATTAGCCGTCCCATGCTGGGGGCGCGGCGCGGCGTGATCATTAATCTCGCCTCGATTTCCGGTCTGGTGGGGGTGATGGGGCAGGCGAATTACGCGGCTTCCAAGGGCGCGTTGCTCGCTTTCTCGCGTTCGCTGGCGGCGGAACTGGGCAGCAAGGGGATTCGGGTGAATTCCGTGGTGCCGGGGTTCATCGAAACCGACATGACCGCCAAAGTGCCGCGGCAAATCAAGGAACGCAATCTGGAACACATCGTCCTGAAACGCTTTGGCAAGGCTGCCGAGGTCGCTTCCGTCGTCACGTTTCTGGCCTCCGAAGCCGCGTCGTACATCGTGGGGCAAATGATCGTGGTGGATGGCGGTCTTACAGCCACCGCGCCCTGATCTGGTTGCCGCTTTGGACCAGTGATTGCTGCATGAATGTTTTCCTTTTCCCGGGCCAGGGGTCGCAGGAGGTCGGCATGGCGGCCGACTTGTTCAAGTCGGATTCGTTCTTTCAGGGGTTGGTGCAACG comes from Verrucomicrobiota bacterium and encodes:
- a CDS encoding MMPL family transporter; translation: MKWSRYWLWLLLIPIVGIGLSRLRLGTDVLDLLPPTEIPVQGLKLYQQHFANARELMVTVKAPTAEQAEAVARTVALRLRAATNLAASVMWQPPWMEHPEEMAEILAFMRLNQEPAAFAELTNRLAPGNLKAVLANSREVLATSFSPMDIARRAFDPYDLIHLPGTNGFGGASFENSQAMFASAEGTFRVLYVQASQDLTSYQACEPWLAAVRELVGNLRASQSDWQGVTIRFTGRPAFVTEIAGSMQRDMSGSVIGTALLIGILFWLAHRRLMPMLWLLVLLALILVSTLAVGSLVLGSISVVSMGFAAILLGLAVDYAVVHYQEALAHPHATIPEIRRAIAPSIIWAAVTTISAFLVLNFGGLPGLAQLGSLVAIGVALAALVMVFAYLPPLFPHRLKPPSEPAGAPRRNPFATAEVPSDSALPDYSRRVLAITAVLLVTCAIVVVVKHPVLDKSADPLRPMESEAEAALEEMQAALGVPKDPLWIIVAGADERDVAQRLQKTETFLNEAQARQDIGGYLLPSMLWPRPDCQASNQAAARVLASRGPLFTATALQEGFSTNALFLTAEMLRTFTRLDGATGVLWPTNATSQWLLKRFVAHPTNEWLVLGLVYPATNQVAGAARLDLLSRLPDQKVWLSGWQLLGAATLNKVRQNLWQLVLPMVLLVLASLLFAFRRLTEVLLGIAVILLSGLCLLATMGLAGWSWNLLNLMALPLILGTGVDYCIFMQLALRRYHGSLIQARRSVGRALMLCGATAVAGFGSLAWSGNAGMASLGKVCAVGIGANMLISVFLLPTWWAKLTGKK
- a CDS encoding YkgJ family cysteine cluster protein, with the translated sequence MTELCGQCGLCCNGGLFADVRLRSAVTAWKLRQLGFPASRHGKTWRLPQPCPAFDGRWCRCYADRPGRCRAFECRLLLNVRSGELSPAQALQRIRQARRLMAAVERRLRQLGATETAQPLSQRYQAMLAQPWDFSQSAAAVRCRNHLWSACQKLEEFLAHEFR
- the fabG gene encoding 3-oxoacyl-ACP reductase FabG, with protein sequence MNREFEGQVVLVTGGSRGIGRAVVERFAAQGARVFFTYHKAEDQAKLVAEAAGAKAIQCSQTDAAAIDATVASILAEAGKIDVLVNNAGITADMFLLFMSADDWNKVIDTNLNGAFRWCKAISRPMLGARRGVIINLASISGLVGVMGQANYAASKGALLAFSRSLAAELGSKGIRVNSVVPGFIETDMTAKVPRQIKERNLEHIVLKRFGKAAEVASVVTFLASEAASYIVGQMIVVDGGLTATAP